From the Oceanidesulfovibrio indonesiensis genome, the window TCAGGAGCGATAATGGCCTCACAACCGCGACAATTCATTTTTGAACTGGAAGACGGCAGCACGTTGCCCATGGATCTGCCCGAACCAGCAGATTATGAAAGCTCCCATGTGTTCTCCATGCACAAGAGCGGAAGCTCTCTGTTGACGAATATGATCCAGAGCTATTGCGCCCGGATCAATATGCCTGTGATCAATATGGAGGAGTTTCTTTTCCAAAAAGGCGTGCCCCCCAACACAGTGACGAACTCCATCGACGAACTCATGAATCTGCGTGGTTATGTATTCGCAGGATCTCGCGCTTTCTGGCATTTCCAATGCCCCAATTTCCCTCGCGCTGCCCGCAAAATCATCCTGGTGCGCGACCCCCGCGACGTGCAGGTGTCGTCCTACTTTTCATTCAGGAAAAGTCATGTGCTGCCCGCTGCCGGCAAGCAGCGCGAGAGGATTCTGAAGGCTCGACAGCGATTCAAGGATGATTCACCGGATGAGTACATCACCCGCCCGAATGGGATGAAGTTCTATAAAAACAGCTATGGAATTCTCATGCGTTTTCTCGATATGGAGAACTCAAGGGGTTATCGCTACGAAGATGTCATTTTCTACAAATACAACTGGCTGAAAGATATGGTGCAGTTCCTGGGGCTGGAAGTGAATGAAGCCGCGATTGACGCCATAGCCAAGGCAAACGACATACGCCCCAAGGAAGAACGGCCAGACGAGCACGTTCGGCAAGTGAGTCCCGGTAATTACTGGAGGCATCTTTCCCAGGAAACAATCGACTATCTCAACGAGACCTTTGCCGAAGAGATGAAGCGTTTCGGTTACGACACCGTTCCGATAATTCGCTGATTCTCGGAGTTCTAACGGGTTCTCTGTCGCAGTCATATGCACGCCGTATAGCCTTCAAAGCATATCATGAAGAACGACCGCCATCTCTCCATCATCTCCATCTGCTACAACGAAAAGCACATTGAAGACACCTGTCGCTCCATCGCTGAACAGACGTTTGATGATTTCGAATGGATCGTAGTGGATGGAGCGAGCACCGACGGCACACTCGATGTTCTGAACCGCTATCGGGACCTGATGGCGCACTTCGTCTCGGAACCCGACAACGGGCGCTACGACGCCATGAACAAGGGAATCCGCCTGGCCCGCGGCAAGTACCTCCTGTTCCTCAATGGCGGCGACTACCTTTATGAACCCGGAACTCTCGTTAATATTTTCCGCTATTCGCCGCCGCCAGTCTTCGAAGAGGTGAAGATCGATTTCGATGCAGACATTTTGTATGGTCAGGTTCTCTGCAAAGAAACGGGCATGATGCCCTGGCCCGCCTGGAGCGTGGGCGAGCAAGCCCTCAACCTCCAGTATTTCCACCGCTACAGCCTTCCGCACCAGGCGACGTTCATAAAACGAAAACTATTCGAAGAGCTGGGGCCATACGAAACGCGGCTGCAATCAGCCGGCGACTACGAATGGTTCCAAAGAGCCATCATTCTGCACAAGGCTACCCACCAATATATTCCGGCCATTGTATCCGTGTACAATTTTGAGGGTATCAGCAGTCAACCTGACCAAAACCACGTGGGGCTCGAGGAAGGCGCCAGGGTCATCAGCCACTATGGTGATGTCTGCGCCCACAGAACAAGCCAATCTTTCCCTGAAGCGCTCAACGATCAGGAAACGCATGCTGTCTCCCGCAAGCTCCGCGTTGCCGTGATCGACCATTCCTACCATATCAAGACCGTATCCACGCGTTTCATTCCCGATTTGCTGGCGCCTTACTGCGAAGTGGACATCCATTGGGACGACTCCTGGAATGGCGGCGCACAGCCGGACTGGAAGGCCATCAAAGATGCGAATTACGACAGCATTGTCTTCTTTCAACAAGTGCCGCAGATCGCCCGGGAGTTGTTTGACGACGACTCCGTCGTCTTCGTGCCCATGTACGACAACTTCGTCTATCTCTCCAAAGACTGGCTGCCGCGGAACGCCAAATACTACAACCTGAGCTCAACACTGCACG encodes:
- a CDS encoding sulfotransferase domain-containing protein translates to MASQPRQFIFELEDGSTLPMDLPEPADYESSHVFSMHKSGSSLLTNMIQSYCARINMPVINMEEFLFQKGVPPNTVTNSIDELMNLRGYVFAGSRAFWHFQCPNFPRAARKIILVRDPRDVQVSSYFSFRKSHVLPAAGKQRERILKARQRFKDDSPDEYITRPNGMKFYKNSYGILMRFLDMENSRGYRYEDVIFYKYNWLKDMVQFLGLEVNEAAIDAIAKANDIRPKEERPDEHVRQVSPGNYWRHLSQETIDYLNETFAEEMKRFGYDTVPIIR